CTACACCCTGGTGGAAAGCTACGCCTTTCCTGAATATAGTGTCCATCACTTCGACCTGTACCGCTTCGCCGATCCCGAGGAATGGAACGACGCCGGCTTCAGCGAATATTTCGGCCAGGACAGCCTATGCTTGGTGGAGTGGCCGGACAAGGCCCGCGGACTCGCGCCCGCGCCCGACATCGTGCTGGAACTTGCCGTCGACGGAGATGGTCGCACCTATCACTTTCAAGCCCTGAGCCAAACCGGACAGTCATGCCTGATTCGACTTTCGACCCCACACGCCGCGCGCTGATAGGCGCGGCAGCCGCCACCTTCCTGTTCGCCGTCAGCCGCAAGGGCTGGGCGGCCGGCAGCCAGATCGTCGCCCTGCGGATCTGGCCGTCGTCCACCTACACCCGCATCACGCTGGAGTCCAGCGCCGCCATCCAGTACAAGCAGTTCACGCTGGCCAATCCCAACCGGCTGGTGATAGACCTGCAAGGCGTGCAGCTGAACGGCGTGCTGAAGGACATCAGCGGCCAGATCGCCGCCGCCGATCCCTATATCCGCACCGCCCGCGCCGGCCAGTTCGATCCGGACACCGTGCGCCTGGTGCTGGACCTGAAAACCGACGTCAAGCCGCAGGCCTTCACCCTGGCCCCGGTGGCCGAATACCAGCACCGGCTGGTAGTGGACCTGTACCCGGCCAGCGGCCAGCAGGACGATCCGCTGCTGGCGCTGCTGCAGGACTACAACAAGGGCAAGATGGAGCAGCCGCCCGCCCAGATCAAGCCCAAGTCCAAGAACACCGACCGGCCCATCATCGTGATGCTGGACCCCGGCCACGGCGGCGAAGATCCCGGCGCCATCGGCCTGCAGGGCAACCGCGAGAAAGACGTGGTGCTGAAGATAGGCCATCAGCTGAAGCAGCTGATCGACGCCGAATCCAACATGAAGGCCTACATGACGCGCAGCGACGACGTGTTCATCCCGCTGGGCGTGCGCGTGGCCAAGGCGCGCAAGCTGAACGCCGACCTGTTCGTCTCCATCCACGCCGATGCCGCGCCCAACCGCGCCGCGCGCGGCTCCTCGGTGTTCGCGCTGTCCGAGAAAGGCGCCACCAGCGCCTTCGCCAAGGCGCTGGCGCAGACCGAGAACAATTCCGACCTGGTCGGCGGCGTCAAGATCGGCAGCAAGGACAAATACCTGGCGCACACGCTGCTGGACCTGACGCAGACCGCCACCATCAATGACAGCCTCAAGCTGGGCAAGACGGTGCTGGGCCAGCTGGGCGGCTTGAACAAGCTGCACAAGAACGCGGTGGAGCAGGCGGGGTTCGCGGTGCTGAAGGCGCCGGACATCCCGTCCATCCTGGTGGAAACCGCCTTCATCTCCAATCCGGAAGAGGAACAGCGGCTGATCACCGCCGAGTTCCAGCAGCAGATGGCCAACGCCATCTTCAGCGGCGTCAAGCGCTACTTCGCGTCGGGCGCGGCGCTGGCCGCGCGCGCCTGAACGGGCGTCCAGCCGCCAAAACAAAACCGCCGGCCATTTGGCCTGGCGGTTTTTTTGTCTGTCAGCCAGCGCTCAATGCGTCGGCGGCGTTTCCCCGGGAGGATGATCCTCCTCTGCCGGCACCCGATAACTCTCGCTGGCCCACTGCCCCAGGTCGATCAGGCGGCAGCGCTCGCTGCAGAACGGGCGATAACGGCTCTGCGGCTCCCAGCGCACTTCGGCTTTGCAGGTGGGGCAGGCGACGATGCGTACGGACTCGGACATGATGCTCAAAACTTGCAGTTGGTCAGTTGGAATTCGACATCCTGTTCGGTCTGCCGCGGCCGGGCCTCGCCGGTCACCGCGCTGACGAAGCGGATGTTGAGCGCGTATTTGTTGGCGGACAATTCGGGCAGCAGTTCCAGATTGTCGTCGTAAGCCACCTGGATCAGCTGCACCACCTTGCCGCCGGACATCTGCTGGAACGCGCCCTTGCGCGCCACGTAATGGTAGGTCTTGCCGCTGTCGCGCAGCAGATGCAGCAGGATTTCGGCCGCGTCGGCGGTGGGCATCAGCGGCGCGGCCCAGCGGCGCAGATCCTGGCGCCGCACTTCGGCCGAGCGCTGCTGCCACAGGTGGTAGGACGGCAGGTCGAACTGGCAGGTGCCGCCCGGAATGCCGGCGCGCTGCTTGATCGCCATCAGCCACTCGTTCTCGCGCAGGTTCTGGCCGAACTTGCCGGTCAGCGCCAGCAGCTGCGACGACGCGCGCTCGATCTCCTCCAGCACGCCTTCCAGCGTTTCTTCCGCGACGTTGGGATTGTCGCGCAAGGCCTCCAGCATCTGCTTCTGCCGCTCCAGCTCCTGCAGCAGGTCGGCTTTCAGGTCGGCGCGGGACGCCGTCTCCATCAACTCGAACAGCACCTGCAGCGCGGCATGGTGATCGTGGGGATGATCCTTGCCGATGAAGTAGGCCAGCCGCCCGTACAGATACTCCAGACGGAGCAGAATACGGGTGCGCTCGGTGACAGGAAATTCGAAACTGATCACGGCAGATCTGCCCTTCTCCACGGCTTGCAGCAAGCCTTATAACATTGCTTTGACAAGATTTGCCAGATAATAACTGTGTTTGGCATCAACTTGAAGCCTCAATTCTGCCAAGCCGCCGCTATTGTCGATGACATCGTCGGCGCGGCGCAGCCTCTCCGACCTCGGCAGTTGGGCGGCCATGATCGCGCGCACCGCGTCCGCGCTCAACTTGCTGCGCCGCATCACCCGCTCCACCTGGACTTCCTCGCTGCAGTCGACCACCAGAGCGCGCGCCAGCAGCGGCGCGTAGCGGTCGCTCTCAAACAGCAAAGGCACCACCAGCACCGCGTAGTCTCCGACCGCCGCCTGCAGGCGCCGCACGCTCTCCGCGTGAATGGCCGGATGCAGGATGGCCTCCAGCCGCTTTCTCTCCTCCGGCGCGGCGAACACCCGCGCCCGCATCGCCGCGCGGTCCAGCGAACCGTCACCGGCGACGACGCCCGGGCCAAAGACGCGGACGATCTCGGTCATTGCCGCGCCGCCCGGCCCCGTCAACTGGTGGGCGATGCTGTCGGTATCGATGACCGGCACGCCCAGCTCGGCGAAGCGGTCCGCCGCCGCGCTCTTGCCTGAGCCGATGCCGCCGGTCAGCCCCACTACCGGGATAGCCATGTCAAATATCCATTCATGATCTGCGGCCCCCACACCAGCGCGATCCAGCCGGCGGCCGAAAGATAGGGGCCGAACGGGATTTCCTGCCCCCGGCCAACGCGCGAGGCGGACATCATGGCGATGCCGCAAACCGCTCCAACCAAAGACGACAACAATATGATCAGCGGCAGCATGGTCCATCCCAGCCAGGCGCCCAGCGCCGCCAGCAGCTTGAAATCACCGCCCCCCATGCCATGCCGTCCCGCCACCAGCTTGTAGGCATGCGACACCAGCCATAGCGTCATGTAACCATAAACCGCCCCCAACACCGCGGCCGACAGCGGCACCAGCCCCGTCATCAGGTTGAACAGCAAGCCGCCCCACAGCAGCGGCAGGGTCAGGCCATCCGGCAGCAGCTTGGTGTCGAAATCGATGAAGGCCAGCGCCAGCAGGACAGCCGTCAGCGCCAGCGCGCCGGCCAGCGGCCAGCCCCAGCCCAGCTTCCACGCCAGGAAACCGTACAGTGCGCCGCACAGCAGCTCCACCAGCGGATATCGCCGGCTGATAGCTTCGCCGCAATCGCCGCAGCGGCCGTGCAGCAGCAGGTAACTGAGCAAGGGCACATTGTGCCAGGGCCGCACCGGCGCGCGGCAAGCGGGGCAATGCGAGGCGGGCCGCCACAGATTGTAGCCGCCATCGTCCAGCTCGTGC
This genomic window from Chromobacterium violaceum ATCC 12472 contains:
- the tsaE gene encoding tRNA (adenosine(37)-N6)-threonylcarbamoyltransferase complex ATPase subunit type 1 TsaE — encoded protein: MAMDDTSVQSGSLPDESATLALGAAFAAAAQPGLTVHLLGDLGAGKTTFTRGLLAALGHRGKVKSPTYTLVESYAFPEYSVHHFDLYRFADPEEWNDAGFSEYFGQDSLCLVEWPDKARGLAPAPDIVLELAVDGDGRTYHFQALSQTGQSCLIRLSTPHAAR
- the yacG gene encoding DNA gyrase inhibitor YacG — its product is MSESVRIVACPTCKAEVRWEPQSRYRPFCSERCRLIDLGQWASESYRVPAEEDHPPGETPPTH
- a CDS encoding N-acetylmuramoyl-L-alanine amidase encodes the protein MPDSTFDPTRRALIGAAAATFLFAVSRKGWAAGSQIVALRIWPSSTYTRITLESSAAIQYKQFTLANPNRLVIDLQGVQLNGVLKDISGQIAAADPYIRTARAGQFDPDTVRLVLDLKTDVKPQAFTLAPVAEYQHRLVVDLYPASGQQDDPLLALLQDYNKGKMEQPPAQIKPKSKNTDRPIIVMLDPGHGGEDPGAIGLQGNREKDVVLKIGHQLKQLIDAESNMKAYMTRSDDVFIPLGVRVAKARKLNADLFVSIHADAAPNRAARGSSVFALSEKGATSAFAKALAQTENNSDLVGGVKIGSKDKYLAHTLLDLTQTATINDSLKLGKTVLGQLGGLNKLHKNAVEQAGFAVLKAPDIPSILVETAFISNPEEEQRLITAEFQQQMANAIFSGVKRYFASGAALAARA
- the coaE gene encoding dephospho-CoA kinase (Dephospho-CoA kinase (CoaE) performs the final step in coenzyme A biosynthesis.), which codes for MAIPVVGLTGGIGSGKSAAADRFAELGVPVIDTDSIAHQLTGPGGAAMTEIVRVFGPGVVAGDGSLDRAAMRARVFAAPEERKRLEAILHPAIHAESVRRLQAAVGDYAVLVVPLLFESDRYAPLLARALVVDCSEEVQVERVMRRSKLSADAVRAIMAAQLPRSERLRRADDVIDNSGGLAELRLQVDAKHSYYLANLVKAML
- a CDS encoding prepilin peptidase — its product is MLDDMTWLLATHPAWLAGAALVFGLMVGSFLNVVIHRLPRMLEREFLADSVEYLAEGGAPAALRLAAEQARHELDDGGYNLWRPASHCPACRAPVRPWHNVPLLSYLLLHGRCGDCGEAISRRYPLVELLCGALYGFLAWKLGWGWPLAGALALTAVLLALAFIDFDTKLLPDGLTLPLLWGGLLFNLMTGLVPLSAAVLGAVYGYMTLWLVSHAYKLVAGRHGMGGGDFKLLAALGAWLGWTMLPLIILLSSLVGAVCGIAMMSASRVGRGQEIPFGPYLSAAGWIALVWGPQIMNGYLTWLSR
- the zapD gene encoding cell division protein ZapD, which encodes MISFEFPVTERTRILLRLEYLYGRLAYFIGKDHPHDHHAALQVLFELMETASRADLKADLLQELERQKQMLEALRDNPNVAEETLEGVLEEIERASSQLLALTGKFGQNLRENEWLMAIKQRAGIPGGTCQFDLPSYHLWQQRSAEVRRQDLRRWAAPLMPTADAAEILLHLLRDSGKTYHYVARKGAFQQMSGGKVVQLIQVAYDDNLELLPELSANKYALNIRFVSAVTGEARPRQTEQDVEFQLTNCKF